One segment of Neobacillus endophyticus DNA contains the following:
- the def gene encoding peptide deformylase, protein MAIRKIVCYPAEILEQKCQEVVKFDKKLARILDDMYDTMIEFDGVGLAAPQIGLDARIAIVDIDDETGTIEMINPKILKQEGEQSGPEGCLSFPGLFGEVTRPDFVQVEAFDRKGRKYTLEAEGFLARAIQHEIDHLDGILFTSKVSRYLEEDELKGEEVE, encoded by the coding sequence TTGGCCATTAGAAAAATAGTCTGCTACCCGGCTGAAATACTAGAGCAAAAATGCCAAGAGGTAGTGAAATTTGATAAAAAACTTGCAAGAATACTTGATGATATGTATGATACGATGATTGAATTTGATGGGGTTGGTCTTGCCGCACCGCAAATCGGCTTAGATGCAAGAATTGCTATTGTCGATATTGATGACGAGACAGGAACTATCGAAATGATTAATCCTAAGATTTTAAAACAAGAGGGCGAACAATCTGGTCCTGAAGGCTGTTTAAGTTTTCCGGGATTATTTGGAGAAGTAACAAGACCGGATTTTGTCCAAGTAGAAGCCTTTGATCGTAAAGGCAGAAAGTATACATTAGAAGCTGAAGGGTTTTTGGCAAGAGCAATCCAACATGAGATTGACCATCTTGATGGAATCCTATTTACATCAAAAGTTTCGAGATATCTAGAGGAAGATGAGTTAAAAGGAGAAGAAGTTGAATGA
- the fmt gene encoding methionyl-tRNA formyltransferase, translating into MTKIVFMGTPDFSVPVLRRIITDGYEVIGVVTQPDRPVGRKKVLTPPPVKVEALKHGIPVFQPEKIRQQEELNKILALKPDLVVTAAFGQILPKELLDAPKYGCINVHASLLPELRGGAPIHYAIIQGKKKTGITIMYMAEKLDAGDILTVKEVPITEEDHVGTLHDKLSTAGAELLSETLPLLLEGKLTPMPQNDAEATLAPNIKREQEKIDWAHTGEEIYNQVRGMNPWPVAFTTMDGQVLKIWKAMKVKGLMGEAGTILKMEEDGFVVGSGDDTAIKVIELQPSGKTKMSCEQFLRGAGSKLTLGMKLGV; encoded by the coding sequence ATGACGAAAATCGTTTTTATGGGAACACCCGATTTTTCTGTTCCAGTCTTGAGGCGAATTATCACGGATGGTTATGAGGTTATCGGTGTTGTGACCCAGCCGGATCGGCCTGTAGGAAGAAAAAAAGTGTTAACTCCTCCTCCTGTAAAGGTTGAAGCATTAAAACATGGGATTCCTGTGTTTCAGCCTGAAAAAATCCGTCAGCAAGAAGAACTGAATAAGATTCTTGCATTAAAGCCTGATTTAGTCGTAACTGCTGCTTTTGGTCAGATTTTACCAAAGGAACTGCTAGACGCCCCTAAGTATGGCTGTATAAATGTCCATGCCTCGTTATTACCAGAGCTTCGCGGCGGTGCTCCGATTCATTATGCGATTATCCAAGGGAAAAAGAAAACGGGCATTACGATTATGTATATGGCGGAGAAGCTGGATGCTGGGGATATTTTGACCGTAAAAGAAGTCCCGATCACTGAGGAAGATCATGTAGGCACTCTCCATGATAAGCTTAGTACGGCAGGAGCGGAGCTGTTGTCGGAAACTTTGCCGTTGTTATTGGAAGGAAAACTAACCCCAATGCCACAAAATGATGCCGAAGCAACTCTCGCACCTAATATTAAAAGAGAGCAGGAAAAAATTGATTGGGCTCATACCGGAGAAGAAATCTATAATCAGGTTCGAGGCATGAATCCATGGCCTGTTGCCTTTACCACTATGGACGGCCAAGTTTTAAAAATTTGGAAAGCAATGAAGGTAAAAGGATTAATGGGCGAGGCAGGGACCATTTTAAAAATGGAAGAGGACGGATTTGTTGTTGGCAGCGGCGATGATACTGCCATTAAAGTAATCGAGCTCCAGCCTTCAGGAAAAACCAAAATGTCCTGTGAGCAATTTTTAAGGGGAGCAGGATCGAAACTTACTTTAGGAATGAAATTAGGAGTATAA